Proteins found in one Aspergillus chevalieri M1 DNA, chromosome 2, nearly complete sequence genomic segment:
- a CDS encoding uncharacterized protein (COG:S;~EggNog:ENOG410PH22) has translation MSTPSHAESRTDSTVLTLFGNPSNPKQLFSSLQKSVKVPLSSESPEAAQYVEVQAPLRDVVLPNGITTTKVTPTNLETETKQPKRTFREVFAPRSGLPQLEPPRRARSSSRSTWIDTFDAMTNYKSFPGERNNYCLAPLPSGQWLQYGGVTSSPSYWNRKQKQQDENDAVYRPYEEPSLAREESPSLLQGVYSSFAPSFDSSGAVVQADSKDLVWWGKRGTKRLETLLSIPYEGQETEVTPTEQPGNIGELDEQTLDEMVKSFKSEDFADNVTSSSEEEKKENEETKELNALLRDVSELLETLSSYQKVRNLDISAQGQDTSSEQSDPNTPSVPERTVYETLKSSLAALVANLPPYAVAKLDGDQLAELNISQKVLIENQDYHGTMQKDDYSLQQERLAALASNVGSTNRTSTPTAAPVGRPRTMQGYNRVVAPTAQGYATPQAYYGARQPSTPGGYAPAQYAGARPPSTPSQRPGYLPQYSQTGTPQNVSQIPRQGSNGYPITAQQAAAQASPQPYTPRAPQPGAYNAPYASSRTASPQKPAQYNTPQPRTSYVAPQQQQQQRYPPQQQQYASTPQSSGYSNSAAVVTYARSAAEQAALMDRNKAQLAQQQQHQQSTTPGAASASGSQDRSMTPGSKPNGTPVPS, from the coding sequence ATGTCGACGCCGTCGCATGCGGAATCTCGCACGGACAGTACAGTCCTGACGCTCTTTGGTAACCCGTCGAATCCAAAGCAGCTCTTTTCGAGCTTGCAAAAGTCTGTCAAGGTTCCATTATCTTCCGAGAGCCCCGAAGCGGCACAATATGTTGAGGTGCAGGCACCGCTGCGTGATGTTGTTTTACCCAATGGTATCACTACTACCAAGGTCACGCCAACCAATCTCGAGACCGAAACTAAGCAGCCTAAGAGGACCTTCCGTGAGGTTTTTGCTCCTCGTTCGGGGTTGCCCCAGCTAGAGCCTCCGCGCAGAGCTCGGTCGTCATCCCGCAGCACGTGGATCGACACCTTCGACGCTATGACCAACTACAAATCGTTCCCCGGGGAGCGGAATAATTACTGCCTTGCACCTTTGCCCTCTGGTCAATGGTTACAGTACGGTGGTGTTacttcctctccttcgtATTGGAATCGCAAGCAAAAACAACAGGATGAAAATGATGCCGTTTACAGACCCTATGAGGAGCCTTCGCTGGCAAGAGAGGAATCGCCCTCTCTGCTGCAGGGCGTCTATTCATCATTTGCCCCTTCTTTTGATAGCTCTGGAGCTGTTGTGCAGGCAGACTCCAAAGACCTAGTTTGGTGGGGCAAGCGAGGAACAAAAAGACTAGAAACCTTGCTTTCAATTCCTTACGAGGGACAAGAAACTGAGGTAACGCCCACAGAACAGCCTGGAAACATTGGCGAACTCGACGAACAGACTCTGGACGAAATGGTCAAGTCGTTCAAATCCGAAGACTTTGCCGACAATGTCACATCTTcgtcagaagaagaaaagaaagagaacgaagagaCCAAAGAGTTGAACGCATTACTACGTGATGTTTCCGAGTTGCTGGAGACGCTCAGTTCGTATCAAAAGGTTCGCAATTTGGATATATCAGCTCAAGGCCAAGATACATCGTCAGAACAGAGCGATCCAAACACACCATCCGTCCCAGAGAGGACCGTCTACGAGACGTTGAAATCGAGCTTAGCCGCACTCGTTGCAAATTTGCCGCCGTATGCAGTTGCTAAGTTAGATGGTGACCAACTGGCGGAACTGAACATCAGCCAGAAGGTTTTGATCGAGAACCAGGACTACCACGGCACAATGCAAAAGGACGACTACAGCCTCCAACAGGAGCGCCTCGCCGCACTGGCATCGAACGTTGGCAGTACAAACCGGACTTCGACGCCGACTGCAGCGCCTGTTGGTCGTCCAAGGACCATGCAAGGATATAACCGTGTAGTCGCCCCTACTGCTCAAGGCTACGCCACGCCACAAGCCTATTACGGTGCCAGACAACCTTCCACGCCGGGAGGATACGCACCAGCACAATACGCAGGAGCCCGCCCACCTAGTACCCCATCGCAACGGCCAGGTTACCTTCCGCAATATTCCCAGACAGGGACTCCGCAGAATGTCTCACAGATTCCGCGACAAGGATCGAACGGGTATCCTATTACAGCACAGCAAGCGGCTGCTCAAGCCTCCCCACAACCCTACACACCTCGCGCCCCACAACCAGGAGCGTACAACGCCCCGTACGCCTCAAGTCGAACTGCATCCCCTCAGAAGCCGGCACAGTATAACACTCCCCAACCgcgaacttcatacgtggctccgcaacagcaacaacagcagcgaTATCCaccccagcaacaacaatacGCTAGTACGCCACAGTCCAGCGGTTACTCGAACTCTGCAGCTGTCGTTACATATGCGCGAAGTGCTGCTGAGCAAGCAGCTTTGATGGACCGCAACAAGGCACAGCTAgctcagcagcaacaacaccaGCAGTCGACGACGCCTGgcgctgcttctgcttctggttCGCAGGATCGGAGCATGACACCGGGGAGTAAACCAAATGGGACACCAGTGCCGTCATGA
- a CDS encoding uncharacterized protein (COG:S;~EggNog:ENOG410PNQ2;~TransMembrane:3 (o387-407i414-431o443-462i)), producing the protein MLFGYSGSSRPNKARQSSSASVHSSHSNSAAERPYKAHPRSHSRGPSTQSTGKTPGGATASTDKLVAAERNTPGVFDFLEEEESEESTSSESDDDDVRGLPNASRAQPKSTTIPATVGLQLARNPTASRRSTMHDSHHETGSSTARSGGSQDKKGTDYHTTPEAYYPTVRKPALPPSPPKSPEEQKSSRSNPRTRTNTKSLDVSSGYGLIASRLSSSRPDEAHHQLPPLYRRFEHLNHRVLLHLQDEIAQMEEELHVLDEYEEMHRSVTADQEGKNKPTPASRRTDAQAQTYSNLHHRRNELLGSIISKTEQYNNALCAYSKVLETLPGASKQDIESYRVWMKKHNPITVAESRFLEHDQDLISVTPRSLPFSGIGLAASVNGNSPFPAVVIASTIILLPLLAFSLISEFSGRLLVVTIVAGAVSAFASNFSTGIERLIDAKDGWKCAGAYFGFMAVAAMFIP; encoded by the exons ATGCTGTTTGGCTATTCCGGCTCCAGTCGCCCGAACAAGGCCAGACAatcctcctcagcctcggTCCATTCTTCTCACTCCAATTCGGCCGCTGAAAGGCCGTATAAAGCGCACCCTAGAAGCCACTCGCGCGGACCGAGCACACAATCGACTGGGAAGACCCCCGGAGGTGCAACAGCATCTACAGACAAGTTGGTAGCGGCGGAAAGGAACACGCCCGGTGTCTTTGATTTTctcgaagaggaagagtcTGAGGAGAGCACTTCGTCGGAGTCAGACGACGATGATGTTCGTGGACTGCCCAATGCGTCCAGAGCGCAACCAAAATCCACAACTATTCCCGCGACTGTCGGGTTGCAGCTAGCTAGAAATCCCACGGCCAGTCGGAGATCTACGATGCATGATTCTCATCATGAAACAGGGTCTTCGACAGCGCGCTCCGGAGGCTCTCAAGACAAAAAGGGTACAGACTACCACACCACACCAGAGGCATACTACCCTACCGTGCGGAAACCCGCCTtgccaccatcaccaccgaAGAGTCCAGAGGAACAGAAATCTTCCAGAAGTAATCCAAGGACGCGGACGAATACCAAGTCATTGGATGTATCATCCGGGTATGGGCTTATCGCTTCCCGTCTCAGCAGTTCTCGTCCGGATGAGGCGCATCACCAGCTCCCTCCTTTGTATCGCCGATTTGAGCATTTGAACCATCGCGTGTTGCTTCACCTGCAAGACGAGATTGCGCAGATGGAAGAAGAACTTCACGTACTCGACGAATATGAAGAAATGCACCGTTCTGTTACCGCAGACCAAGAAGGGAAAAACAAACCAACGCCTGCCTCAAGGCGCACGGATGCGCAAGCCCAAACATACTCCAATTTACATCACCGGCGAAATGAATTATTGGGGTCTATAATAAGCAAAACCGAGCAATATA ACAACGCTCTTTGTGCCTACAGCAAAGTCCTAGAAACCCTTCCCGGCGCCTCTAAACAAGACATCGAATCCTACCGGGTCTGGATGAAAAAGCATAATCCCATCACTGTCGCCGAAAGTCGTTTCCTTGAGCACGATCAGGACCTCATCTCCGTCACGCCTCGTTCTCTTCCTTTCAGTGGTATCGgacttgctgcttctgtcAATGGCAACTCTCCCTTCCCTGCTGTTGTGATCGCGTCCACCATCATACTCCTCCCGCTGCTGGCATTCAGTCTAATATCAGAATTCTCTGGTCGCCTGCTCGTGGTTACGATTGTGGCCGGTGCGGTATCGGCTTTCGCAAGTAATTTCTCGACCGGGATTGAGCGTTTGATAGATGCGAAGGATGGATGGAAATGCGCTGGAGC GTATTTCGGATTCATGGCGGTGGCTGCTATGTTTATTCCTTGA
- a CDS encoding glutamyl-tRNA(Gln) amidotransferase subunit PET112 (BUSCO:EOG09262MFL;~COG:J;~EggNog:ENOG410PFWQ;~InterPro:IPR014746,IPR017958,IPR017959,IPR042114, IPR018027,IPR006075,IPR004413,IPR003789;~PFAM:PF02934,PF02637;~go_function: GO:0003824 - catalytic activity [Evidence IEA];~go_function: GO:0016874 - ligase activity [Evidence IEA];~go_function: GO:0016884 - carbon-nitrogen ligase activity, with glutamine as amido-N-donor [Evidence IEA]): MLQPCLRQSRRASLSLCSQCYQLYHRTHPASSHPNLIAATQFFSTRPARNTTQTSTATDVDHVPLRKQLKQDAKSVKARQRETRHKEEASRQQWELTVGVEIHAQLDTEAKLFSRASTVLSDIPNSNVALFDLAFPGSQPEFQAATLLPALRAAIAFNCDIQSASRFDRKHYFYQDQPAGYQITQYYEPFAKNGYVDLYDYDGIAPEDGKHVRIAIKQIQLEQDTAKSQDYPPSTQLLDFNRVSHPLIEIITMPQIHNPATAAACVRKIQAILQSCSAVSTGMELGGLRADVNVSVRRRDEAPGTHEYDGVSGLGQRTEIKNLSSFKAVEEAIIAEKNRQIGVLESGGVIEGETRGWTIGSTETRRLRGKEGAVDYRYMPDPDLPPLFIGEDLIGGLHEKLPLAPDEVLRTLVGSEYGLSVEDAKPLIELDDGARLEYYHDVIDILSELQTGQQNKSLKDLTRAAGNWVLHELGGHLTKSNLSWDPDLVPARSLAEIIDQQNRNRITGATAKEVLSMVFNGDRRPIAQLVEEENLVFHPLSREEYIELAQAAIALNPQMVEQIRAKNQVGKIGWFLGQMMRMGEKGRVEAPRANEILKELILGNGQQ; this comes from the exons ATGCTCCAACCATGCCTACGCCAAAGCCGGAGAGCATCCCTTTCTCTCTGCTCGCAATGCTACCAGCTCTATCACCGCACTCACCCCGCATCGTCGCATCCTAATCTCATCGCCGCCACCCAATTCTTCTCCACCCGACCagctcgaaatacaactcaGACCTCTACGGCCACCGACGTAGACCACGTTCCTCTCCGAAAACAGCTCAAACAAGATGCGAAGTCCGTCAAGGCCCGCCAAAGAGAAACCAGACATAAGGAAGAAGCATCGCGGCAACAATGGGAGTTGACCGTAGGGGTTGAGATCCATGCGCAATTGGATACGGAGGCCAAATTATTTTCTC GAGCGTCGACGGTACTGAGCGACATTCCGAATTCCAATGTCGCTCTCTTTGACCTGGCATTTCCCGGGAGTCAACCG GAATTTCAAGCTGCGACACTCCTCCCCGCCCTGCGCGCTGCCATTGCCTTTAATTGCGACATCCAATCTGCCAGTCGATTCGACCGAAAACACTACTTTTACCAGGACCAACCGGCCGGGTACCAGATCACCCAGTACTACG AACCCTTCGCCAAAAATGGCTATGTCGACTTATATGATTACGACGGTATCGCACCGGAGGATGGAAAACACGTACGTATTGCGATCAAACAAATCCAGCTGGAACAGGATACGGCGAAGTCCCAAGACTATCCGCCGTCGACCCAATTACTCGACTTCAACCGCGTTTCGCATCCGCTCATCGAGATCATCACCATGCCGCAGATCCATAACCCTGCTACGGCCGCCGCATGTGTCCGGAAGATTCAAGCTATCCTTCAATCATGCAGCGCAGTCTCCACAGGAATGGAGCTAGGGGGTCTCCGTGCTGACGTCAATGTGTCCGTTCGTCGACGAGATGAAGCGCCGGGTACCCATGAATACGACGGGGTCAGCGGGTTAGGCCAGCGGACAGAAATCAAGAACCTCAGCAGCTTCAAGGCTGTTGAGGAAGCAATTATTGCGGAAAAGAACCGGCAAATTGGTGTCTTGGAAAGCGGAGGTGTGATCGAAGGAGAAACCCGTGGTTGGACCATTGGTAGTACAGAGACCCGGAGACTCAGAGGTAAAGAGGGCGCGGTGGATTATCGTTACATGCCGGACCCGGATCTCCCGCCATTGTTCATAGGCGAGGACCTAATTGGCGGGCTCCACGAGAAACTGCCTTTAGCTCCGGATGAGGTGTTACGGACATTGGTTGGCTCTGAATATGGCCTTTCAGTGGAGGATGCCAAACCATTGATCGAGTTGGACGACGGAGCGCGACTGGAATACTACCACGACGTGATTGATATCCTCTCCGAACTCCAAACAGGCCAGCAAAACAAATCCCTCAAGGACCTCACACGCGCCGCCGGCAACTGGGTCCTCCACGAATTGGGCGGCCATCTCACCAAGTCAAACTTATCATGGGACCCAGACCTCGTTCCTGCCCGATCCTTAGCAGAAATAATTGACCAGCAAAACCGAAACCGCATCACCGGTGCAACCGCCAAGGAGGTGCTATCCATGGTATTCAACGGCGACCGCCGCCCCATCGCACAACTCGTCGAGGAAGAAAATCTGGTCTTCCACCCACTATCTCGGGAGGAATATATCGAACTGGCACAGGCTGCTATCGCATTGAACCCACAGATGGTCGAGCAGATCCGTGCGAAGAATCAGGTGGGCAAGATTGGGTGGTTTCTGGGACAGATGATGCGGATGGGAGAGAAGGGGCGGGTAGAAGCGCCCAGGGCGAATGAGATCTTgaaggagttgatattgGGGAATGGTCAACAATGA
- a CDS encoding uncharacterized protein (COG:S;~EggNog:ENOG410PK1G) — protein sequence MSSVLNYAPSRSGVSSLRAAQLFSWFKGNRRHKSSAAIYQTTAARFHNAPHAPLHPRSGRRGLTSAHSTTSPVSESQNDRRGGSENTRRFLLNDWWDKLRHQSQLNESYSSPNSGIERGSGQGQCTERKRSELQRRRRESIQRRRRHKKRIHPTPSDYLMAVLQNAHLTSQQPSDELKKPNRLSFQTILAEYLRLVDPILVRTKDIRAAQELELDCALKEVFCERHLEYLAARQYGIVDVMTWAWILKSNTVYDAILRIFALEGKQGNQHHGAVRKVPIFIPLMLLRRSRFDARTFRLVLIYFLHLMSGEPIPTLRSALAPIKKETEYMMKLQPAKRDSSIDASTCMLSVVRLLRHARQVWPQTQLTIARALADFLTHSSDQENCSEVSAGRINRYRAEKFNLCLWLLSLPSKSGPFVSASIQQQAQFELLKAMASHKPVLPVTRRGYQGVIAVQLAHKKTLAERQAAELKAPSWPPWKEEKLGIDSHRGIEGMTSRAMQVMTQMREAGYSHTRWEEVSSIFAGWDTDRSPTIQTRTLMRRPQSLPEPRGSTQDDQAIWVARIRATRTVREAWACFLSYQDQGLSPRLSIYTAMAEKLIFRRKAVEAHFDETSDALPGDGPEIFPEPASARDLIYVHSEPPTLEELLRRMLFDEIKPSGRLLELLLWAAPSFRSGLDYLRSSNLSNDQIESLCTVRGYGDQSVKQQRTLTRLPNSLFSSFVGFLCKYSNFNPLYLARSDIRTADLFPVVMGHYRAKRHAGTSTTLFENSQTGEDLQHPMTLSHAVQLVKLRNSQHPLPWIRLLSALGADRISVPYRKMSRTTQRVLAWHEVLEVARLMQERKIEMGPQGFQILCSTYARAVSSGGQHPMAAEDGLELVIHAKRNGSLPHLGWVCETLEDMTDAGIGILKGYFDRLVLSDPATSLFHDDFTLSEETTTDSQETIPSMLHVPSPAVLHAFVRALGIAGDNTGLLGILQWMSNHASTLKEAADEYLNGERMMRRTLVAARVFVEGPPWGKPSLRDSNDPEKLIFPDVLVEKAYDIITETPLWDGWPSDEEVREYVNRETRL from the exons ATGTCATCGGTTTTGAATTATGCCCCAAGCCGCTCGGGAGTGTCCTCTCTGAGAGCGGCGCAATTGTTCAGTTGGTTCAAG GGGAATCGTCGACATAAATCTTCCGCCGCTATATATCAGACAACAGCCGCGAGATTCCACAATGCGCCCCATGCGCCTTTACATCCTCGATCCGGGCGCCGCGGCCTGACTTCTGCCCACAGCACGACTTCTCCGGTATCCGAATCCCAGAATGACAGACGAGGCGGGAGTGAAAATACTCGACGATTTCTATTGAACGATTGGTGGGATAAGCTGCGGCACCAATCCCAGTTAAACGAGTCTTATTCATCTCCAAATTCAGGCATAGAGAGGGGTAGTGGACAAGGACAATGCACAGAAAGAAAACGGAGTGAATTGCAGCGAAGGCGTCGCGAATCGATCCAACGAAGGAGGAGGCACAAAAAGCGCATTCATCCGACTCCGTCAGATTACTTAATGGCTGTTTTGCAAAATGCGCATCTTACCTCCCAGCAACCGAGTGACGAACTCAAGAAACCAAATCGACTCTCGTTCCAAACGATTCTAGCTGAGTATCTTAGACTGGTTGACCCGATTCTGGTCCGAACGAAAGATATCCGTGCTGCACAAGAGTTAGAGTTGGACTGTGCGCTAAAGGAGGTTTTCTGCGAAAGACATCTTGAGTATCTAGCGGCCCGTCAATATGGTATTGTGGATGTGATGACCTGGGCATGGATACTCAAGAGCAATACGGTCTATGATGCTATCCTTCGGATTTTTGCCTTGGAAGGAAAACAGGGAAATCAGCATCATGGTGCTGTCCGGAAAGTCCCCATATTCATCCCGCTGATGCTACTGCGAAGGTCAAGGTTTGATGCAAGAACCTTTCGTTTGGTTCTCATTTACTTCTTACATCTCATGAGTGGTGAACCAATCCCAACACTTCGTTCCGCCCTGGCGCCGATAAAGAAGGAGACGGAGTATATGATGAAGCTTCAACCGGCAAAACGCGACTCCTCAATTGATGCCAGCACGTGCATGTTATCAGTCGTTCGCTTACTCCGCCATGCTAGACAAGTTTGGCCACAAACCCAGCTGACTATTGCGCGTGCACTTGCTGATTTTCTGACACATTCAAGTGATCAGGAAAATTGTTCAGAAGTTTCCGCGGGACGTATAAACCGGTATCGGGCCGAGAAATTCAACCTATGTCTCTGGTTACTTTCATTACCTTCCAAATCAGGCCCCTTTGTGTCCGCTTCGATACAGCAGCAAGCCCAGTTTGAACTACTCAAGGCCATGGCGAGTCATAAACCGGTCCTCCCAGTAACGCGACGAGGCTATCAAGGTGTAATCGCAGTTCAACTGGCACATAAAAAAACACTAGCTGAGCGACAGGCGGCCGAGCTCAAAGCCCCGTCCTGGCCGCCatggaaggaagagaaactCGGAATAGACTCCCATCGTGGAATTGAGGGAATGACGAGTCGGGCAATGCAAGTAATGACTCAGATGAGAGAGGCCGGCTATTCTCATACACGTTGGGAAGAAGTTTCATCCATCTTTGCTGGCTGGGACACGGATCGAAGCCCAACAATTCAAACCCGAACGCTGATGCGTCGACCACAGTCTTTACCTGAGCCTCGTGGAAGCACGCAAGATGATCAGGCCATCTGGGTTGCTCGCATCCGGGCTACGCGTACAGTGCGAGAAGCTTGGGCATGCTTTCTCTCATATCAAGACCAGGGTCTTTCTCCTCGTTTGAGCATTTATACGGCCATGGCAGAGAAGCTTATTTTCCGTCGGAAAGCGGTTGAAGCCCATTTCGACGAGACCAGTGACGCCTTGCCTGGAGATGGCCCAGAGATATTTCCAGAACCAGCATCCGCTCGAGATCTGATATATGTGCACTCGGAGCCGCCAACCCTGGAAGAACTACTGAGGCGCATGCTCTTTGATGAAATCAAGCCATCCGGGAGGCTCTTGGAATTACTTCTTTGGGCTGCACCCAGCTTCAGATCAGGCCTTGATTACCTCCGTTCCAGCAATCTATCTAACGATCAGATCGAGTCATTGTGCACCGTGCGAGGCTATGGGGACCAGAGCGTCAAACAGCAGAGGACCTTGACTAGATTACCTAACAGTCTATTCTCATCCTTTGTCGGATTTCTTTGCAAATATTCGAATTTTAATCCACTCTACCTGGCTCGGTCCGATATTCGTACGGCTGATCTTTTCCCGGTTGTGATGGGCCACTATCGAGCGAAAAGACATGCGGGGACCTCAACAACGCTGTTTGAGAATTCACAGACTGGTGAAGATCTTCAACACCCCATGACGCTATCACATGCGGTCCAACTCGTCAAATTGCGAAATTCACAACATCCCTTGCCGTGGATTCGACTCCTCTCAGCGCTTGGTGCAGACCGGATCAGCGTACCTTACCGTAAAATGAGCCGGACAACCCAGCGTGTCCTTGCTTGGCATGAAGTCCTGGAAGTCGCGAGGTTGATGCAAGAACGGAAAATAGAGATGGGACCTCAAGGGTTCCAGATCCTTTGCAGCACCTACGCAAGAGCAGTATCTTCAGGAGGCCAGCATCCAATGGCGGCTGAGGATGGTCTAGAGCTCGTCATCCATGCGAAACGGAACGGAAGCCTGCCTCACCTTGGTTGGGTTTGTGAGACATTGGAGGACATGACGGATGCTGGTATTGGCATATTGAAGGGCTACTTCGACAGACTTGTTCTGTCAGACCCAGCTACTTCTCTCTTTCATGATGACTTTACGTTATCTGAAGAGACCACTACTGATTCTCAGGAAACCATCCCTTCCATGCTCCACGTTCCTTCACCTGCCGTTCTCCACGCCTTTGTCAGGGCTCTCGGGATAGCTGGGGATAACACTGGCCTTCTCGGTATTCTTCAGTGGATGAGCAACCACGCATCTACGTTGAAGGAGGCCGCTGATGAGTATCTTAATGGCGAACGCATGATGCGGCGAACCCTGGTTGCCGCTCGAGTTTTTGTTGAAGGGCCGCCTTGGGGTAAACCATCTCTACGCGATTCGAATGATCCCGAGAAGTTGATTTTCCCGGATGTTTTGGTGGAGAAGGCATACGATATAATTACGGAGACGCCTCTTTGGGATGGCTGGCCGAGTGACGAGGAGGTTCGGGAATATGTAAATAGAGAGACACGATTATAG